In a single window of the Coffea eugenioides isolate CCC68of chromosome 3, Ceug_1.0, whole genome shotgun sequence genome:
- the LOC113766181 gene encoding probable disease resistance protein At1g61300, translated as MSVPKPVGPSVSAAHGTSADVFLHKNHRRRHVIDLPHNFKTLKDQVDSLRARWKVVSDDINHQSATRQRNDNHGACHSEIEWILKYYQENIVNRYKKLVGIESGGNQTPVHELSAASKGWKNKFRNPTFYKLAKLDKDVLKFATEVTNLENKITLEHVTSRINPEIVVRQSAKELTHVPSHQTVLDSLFIDGLVRCKRIIIHGEPQVGKTNILRNLNNRLVQCPPGLELDYVIWVTFPTHLPEPEDIITDIQDKILQRLGLNGQSSGSGKKVVIFRALHEKSYLLLFDGFSSSIELEDIGISEEHVHGKVIIEAKDPYLLRNFPVDKAIKLERLPPQDSRKLFDKIIDDETLCEQNTVLADLIVKELGGLPGVITSVAGQLKINKRVQFWEGMIRRLKADIWDNNLLELAGLAAVKLAFDTAYSKLKENDRKCILYAALFPKDFTIPIDILVECWKAEEFLWCPIPTLSHARREGACVLKQLIELNLLEKCFEHHVKMPIIYRRLALETPFPGEKNATSFVRSGPEIDRHLKDKEWEMARRVCLIQSQLEELPASPKCEGMSTLFLQLNPNLTSIEEPFFRRMQNLRVLDLHSKGIKLLPPSISYLMSLRSLYLNNCCDLTVLPPEIVKLKKLEVLDIRGTSIHCLPEEISSLFGLRCLRFSFVLEACNPNPELERTWLIFSPGMSDQLDKLEELTIVLVNGSNDGIVDRIKAEVLEFENKNNQFKLILHRPSQSVDQGNLVQLKGKAVYLPNPSVPASHAHEPTTGNQSPRSDIKVTFSFEICCTFSNTKRGKITYPTMKMFL; from the coding sequence ATGTCAGTTCCAAAGCCAGTTGGGCCATCCGTTTCAGCTGCACACGGGACTTCTGCAGACGTCTTTCTGCACAAAAATCACAGGAGAAGGCATGTCATAGATTTACCCCACAATTTTAAAACACTAAAAGATCAAGTGGATAGTCTCCGTGCACGTTGGAAGGTCGTCAGTGACGATATAAATCATCAATCAGCGACCAGGCAGAGAAACGATAATCATGGAGCTTGTCATAGTGAAATAGAGTGGATATTGAAATATTACCAAGAGAATATTGTCAACCGGTACAAAAAGCTAGTTGGAATTGAATCAGGTGGAAACCAAACCCCAGTCCATGAATTGTCAGCCGCTTCCAAAGGTTGGAAGAACAAATTTCGTAACCCAACATTCTACAAGCTTGCAAAGCTGGATAAAGACGTTCTCAAGTTTGCGACTGAAGTCACCAATCTGGAAAATAAGATTACACTTGAGCATGTTACTAGTCGGATAAATCCAGAAATTGTTGTAAGACAGAGTGCTAAAGAACTAACTCATGTGCCTTCACATCAAACGGTCCTTGATAGCCTTTTCATTGATGGCCTGGTGCGCTGCAAGAGGATTATCATCCACGGAGAACCACAAGTTGGAAAAACAAATATTTTGAGAAACTTGAATAACCGGTTGGTTCAATGCCCTCCTGGCCTGGAATTGGACTATGTCATTTGGGTGACCTTTCCAACTCATCTGCCGGAGCCAGAGGACATCATCACTGACATACAAGACAAAATTCTTCAACGTCTGGGCTTAAATGGGCAGAgcagtggaagtgggaaaaaaGTAGTAATATTTAGAGCACTGCATGAGAAATCATATTTGCTGCTTTTTGACGGGTTCTCTTCCTCAATTGAGCTTGAGGACATTGGAATCTCTGAAGAACATGTGCACGGGAAAGTCATCATTGAAGCTAAAGATCCATATCTCCTGAGGAATTTTCCAGTCGACAAAGCAATCAAATTAGAGAGGTTACCACCCCAAGATTCAAGGAAATTGTTTGATAAGATCATTGATGATGAAACACTTTGTGAACAAAACACAGTTCTAGCTGACTTGATTGTTAAGGAGCTTGGTGGGCTTCCAGGGGTGATCACATCTGTAGCTGGGCAGCTGAAAATTAATAAACGAGTACAATTTTGGGAAGGTATGATTCGAAGATTGAAAGCAGATATTTGGGACAATAATCTTCTGGAATTGGCAGGTTTGGCAGCAGTAAAATTGGCTTTTGATACAGCTTATAGTAAATTGAAAGAGAATGATCGAAAGTGCATACTTTATGCAGCATTGTTTCCAAAAGACTTCACAATTCCGATAGATATTTTGGTCGAATGTTGGAAAGCTGAAGAGTTTCTATGGTGTCCTATTCCTACACTCTCTCACGCACGAAGAGAAGGAGCGTGTGTACTCAAACAGctgattgagcttaatctcttaGAGAAGTGTTTTGAACACCATGTCAAGATGCCAATAATCTATAGGAGACTTGCACTTGAAACACCTTTCCCTGGGGAGAAAAATGCAACGTCCTTTGTCAGGTCGGGTCCAGAGATAGACAGACACCTAAAAGACAAAGAATGGGAGATGGCCAGAAGGGTGTGTTTGATACAAAGCCAATTAGAGGAATTACCTGCGAGCCCGAAATGTGAGGGCATGTCAACACTATTTCTGCAACTTAACCCAAACTTGACAAGCATTGAGGAACCGTTCTTCAGAAGGATGCAGAACCTTCGAGTTTTGGACCTGCACAGCAAAGGAATAAAATTGTTGCCTCCCTCTATCTCCTACTTGATGTCACTCCGGAGTTTATACCTCAACAATTGCTGTGACTTAACCGTGCTGCCACCTGAAATAGTGAAACTCAAGAagcttgaagttcttgatattCGAGGCACCTCAATCCATTGTTTGCCCGAAGAGATCAGCAGTTTGTTTGGCCTTAGGTGCTTGAGGTTTTCATTTGTCCTTGAAGCATGCAATCCCAATCCGGAGCTAGAACGGACATGGCTGATATTTTCCCCCGGAATGTCTGACCAGCTTGACAAGCTCGAGGAGTTGACTATTGTCTTAGTAAATGGAAGCAATGACGGCATTGTTGATCGAATAAAGGCAGAGGTGCTTGAATTTGAGAACAAAAATAACCAGTTTAAGTTAATTCTTCATAGGCCGTCCCAATCAGTGGACCAAGGGAATCTCGTTCAACTAAAGGGAAAGGCAGTATACCTTCCGAATCCAAGTGTTCCTGCAAGTCATGCTCATGAGCCAACAACAGGAAACCAGTCTCCGAGATCAGACATCAAGGTAACCTTTTCATTTGAAATCTGTTGCACCTTTTCCAACACGAAAAGGGGCAAAATTACTTATCCTACAATGAAaatgtttctttaa